In a genomic window of Ipomoea triloba cultivar NCNSP0323 chromosome 3, ASM357664v1:
- the LOC116014050 gene encoding AT-hook motif nuclear-localized protein 20-like, translating to MANPWWTGQLGLQGVVEASSSGGAPGLKKPDLGISGGGAREEEEEEEREPSEEPKEGAIEVGTRRPRGRPPGSKNKPKPPIFVTRDSPNALRSHVLEVASGADVAESIAQFARRRQRGVCVMSASGTVTNVTLRQPSAPGAVMALHGRFEILSLTGAFLPGPAPPGSTGLTIYLAGGQGQVVGGSVVGSLVAAGPVMVIGSTFSNATYERLPLEPDEEEAAAANTGAAPPEPQLGGGGSPPPGMAGAGIGDPSPIPGVYNLPPNMMASNEAFAWAHGRPPY from the coding sequence ATGGCGAATCCATGGTGGACGGGGCAATTAGGGTTGCAGGGGGTGGTTGAGGCTTCGTCTTCAGGCGGCGCGCCGGGGCTGAAGAAGCCAGATCTGGGGATATCCGGCGGCGGCGCAagggaggaggaagaggaggaggagaggGAGCCGAGCGAGGAGCCGAAAGAGGGTGCAATTGAGGTGGGGACGCGGCGGCCACGGGGGAGGCCGCCGGGGTCGAAGAACAAGCCGAAGCCGCCGATTTTCGTGACGCGGGACAGCCCGAACGCGCTGCGGAGCCACGTGCTGGAGGTGGCGAGCGGCGCCGACGTGGCGGAGAGCATCGCGCAGTTCGCTCGGCGGCGCCAGCGCGGCGTGTGCGTGATGAGCGCCAGCGGGACGGTTACGAACGTAACCCTAAGGCAACCCTCGGCTCCTGGAGCCGTCATGGCGCTACACGGCCGGTTCGAGATCCTCAGCTTGACCGGCGCCTTCCTCCCCGGTCCAGCCCCGCCCGGCTCGACCGGCCTCACCATTTACCTAGCCGGCGGACAAGGCCAAGTCGTCGGCGGCAGCGTTGTCGGCTCACTCGTCGCCGCCGGCCCAGTCATGGTAATCGGCTCCACATTCTCAAACGCCACGTACGAGCGGCTCCCATTGGAGCCGGACGAGGAAGAAGCTGCAGCCGCCAACACCGGCGCCGCGCCGCCTGAACCCCAACTCGGAGGCGGTGGTTCCCCGCCGCCTGGGATGGCCGGCGCCGGAATCGGAGATCCTTCTCCGATCCCCGGCGTATACAATTTGCCTCCCAACATGATGGCTAGCAATGAAGCTTTTGCTTGGGCTCATGGCCGCCCTCCCTACTAA
- the LOC116012683 gene encoding protein EIN4, which yields MGAAMLRWLFLGLLVSSIFSVVSAIDYLCCDDEGLFSVSNILFMQKVGDVLIAVAYFSIPIELLYFISCSNIPFKWVLVQFIAFIVLCGLTHLLNVWTINTQPSFQMIMSLTVAKILTALVSCATAITLLTLIPLLLKFKVRELFLRQNVLELDQEVGMMKKQKEASMHVRMLTLEIRKSLDKHTILYTTLVELSKTLNLQNCAVWMPSGNRAEMNLTHELNPCSAREHHSLSINDPDVLEITKNEGVRLLKQDSVLAAASSGGSGQPGAVAAIRMPLLRGSNFKGGTPELIETCFAILVLVFPSVNDGDLSYDELEIVEVVADQVAVALSHATVLEESQSMQEKLKERNRVLQQAKEDAMKASQARNSFQKVMNNGMRRPMHSILGLLSILQDDNLKPEQKIVVDTLVKTSTVLSTLISDAMEISAKDDGKFPVEMRPFQLHSLIREASCLVKCFAIYKGFDFSTDVPSSLPNQVMGDEKRTFQVILHMVGHLFNVSDGNGSVIFRVASESGAEDGNNKVWNTRKPSSSDDNVTIKFEIEVTIGDSQSGTSVSVVPSGRKRHNSKDVKEGLSFTMCKKLVQLMQGNIWVSSNSRGRGQGMTLILRYQKQSSIRRRIFEYRNPSEQPLPSSMFDGLQVLLADDDDVNRMVTKKLLEKLRCQVSTVSTGFECLSALGPSATSFQVIILDLHMPEMDGFEVAMRVRKFRSRNWPLIIALTASSEDHMWERCLQVGMNGLIRKPVLLQRLAEELQRVLQRAGTEVM from the exons ATGGGTGCTGCAATGTTGAGGTGGTTGTTTCTTGGGTTGTTAGTTTCTTCGATTTTCTCCGTGGTGTCAGCTATTGATTATCTCTGTTGTGATGACGAGGGATTGTTTAGTGTAAGTAACATTCTATTTATGCAGAAAGTGGGTGACGTCTTGATTGCAGTTGCTTATTTCTCGATTCCTATTGAATTGCTGTACTTCATTAGCTGCTCGAACATACCTTTCAAATGGGTGCTCGTTCAATTCATTGCGTTCATAGTGCTTTGTGGATTGACCCATTTGCTCAATGTGTGGACTATCAACACTCAGCCTTCCTTTCAGATGATAATGTCGTTGACGGTTGCCAAAATCCTGACTGCACTCGTGTCCTGTGCAACTGCAATCACCCTTCTCACGCTTATCCCTCTGCTTCTCAAATTTAAGGTGAGGGAACTGTTTTTGAGGCAGAATGTGTTGGAGCTGGATCAAGAGGTCGGGATGATGAAGAAACAGAAAGAAGCGAGTATGCATGTCCGAATGCTGACACTAGAAATTAGAAAGTCGCTCGATAAGCATACTATACTCTATACCACTCTGGTTGAGCTTTCAAAAACGTTGAATCTTCAGAACTGTGCAGTGTGGATGCCAAGTGGGAACAGAGCAGAGATGAACTTGACGCATGAGTTGAACCCCTGTTCGGCTAGAGAGCACCATTCCCTTTCAATTAATGACCCGGATGTGCTGGAGATAACAAAGAACGAAGGGGTGAGGTTACTGAAGCAAGATTCAGTTCTTGCAGCTGCGAGCAGCGGTGGGTCTGGTCAACCCGGTGCTGTTGCAGCTATTCGGATGCCATTGCTTCGTGGTTCAAACTTCAAAGGTGGAACACCAGAGCTTATTGAAACGTGTTTTGCCATATTAGTGCTGGTTTTTCCCAGTGTTAATGATGGCGATTTGAGCTATGATGAGTTGGAGATAGTGGAAGTGGTTGCTGACCAGGTGGCCGTGGCTCTGTCCCACGCAACAGTTCTTGAAGAGTCTCAGTCGATGCAGGAGAAGCTGAAAGAAAGAAACCGTGTGTTGCAACAAGCTAAGGAGGATGCTATGAAGGCTAGCCAGGCAAGGAATTCGTTCCAGAAGGTAATGAACAATGGAATGAGGCGGCCAATGCACTCGATTTTGGGCTTGCTTTCCATACTCCAAGATGACAATTTGAAACCTGAGCAGAAAATTGTCGTCGACACATTGGTGAAAACCAGCACGGTACTTTCAACCTTAATTAGTGATGCAATGGAGATATCTGCCAAAGATGATGGGAAATTCCCTGTAGAAATGAGGCCCTTTCAACTTCATTCATTGATCAGGGAGGCCTCTTGTCTCGTGAAATGCTTTGCCATTTATAAGGGCTTTGATTTTTCCACAGATGTTCCAAGTTCTTTGCCTAATCAGGTGATGGGTGACGAGAAGAGAACGTTTCAGGTTATACTTCATATGGTTGGGCATTTATTCAATGTCAGTGATGGAAATGGCTCCGTCATATTCAGAGTTGCTTCAGAAAGTGGAGCTGAGGATGGGAATAATAAAGTTTGGAATACGAGAAAACCGAGCTCAAGTGATGACAATGtaacaataaaatttgaaattgaagtCACTATTGGAGATTCTCAATCAGGTACCTCAGTTTCAGTCGTTCCTTCTGGCAGGAAAAGGCATAACAGCAAAGATGTGAAGGAGGGCTTGAGCTTCACCATGTGCAAAAAGCTTGTGCAG TTGATGCAAGGAAATATATGGGTCTCCTCAAATTCTCGGGGCCGTGGACAAGGCATGACGCTGATTCTAAGATATCAGAAGCAATCCTCGATCAGAAGACGAATCTTTGAATACAGAAATCCTTCAGAGCAACCGCTTCCAAGCTCAATGTTTGATGGCCTTCAAGTTCTTCTGGCTGACGATGACGACGTAAATAGAATGGTGACTAAGAAGCTCCTCGAGAAGTTACGCTGCCAAGTATCCACGGTTTCAACGGGTTTCGAATGTCTAAGCGCCCTAGGCCCCTCGGCAACGTCCTTCCAAGTCATCATCCTCGATCTCCACATGCCGGAAATGGACGGGTTCGAAGTGGCGATGAGAGTGCGCAAGTTTCGCAGCCGCAACTGGCCGTTGATCATAGCCCTGACCGCGAGCTCGGAAGACCATATGTGGGAACGATGCCTCCAGGTGGGGATGAATGGTCTGATACGAAAACCCGTCCTTTTACAGAGACTTGCGGAAGAACTTCAGAGAGTCCTCCAGCGGGCTGGCACCGAAGTCATGTGA